The DNA sequence CGAACGCTCGCGGCAGCGTCGGCATCACATAGTCCTTCGCGGTCACGTCCGTTGGGGGAGGAGTCGGGGCCGGCGGCGGCTTGCCCTGGGCCTCGGGCGCCTGGCAGGCCAGCACCAACAGCAGCGCGGCGCCCACCGCATGCACGGAAGCGCGGCGCAGGCTCACGAACCCACCGGCTTCTTCAGGAGCTTCTCCGTCAGATCCGCCCCCAGGCTGTCCGCCATGAGCTTCTCCACCACGCCCTCGAAATCGGAGCGCTGGGAGTCGTTGCTGTAGATGAACCGGATGCCCATGCCGGGCTCGTCCCCGTCCGCCTTGGACCAGACCACCTCACCCAGCAGTTCGAAGGGCTCGGTGCGCTGCGGCACGGTGAGCTTGAAGAGGAAGCGCGTGCCAATGGCCAGCGGCTTCTTCGTCTTGATGAAGGTGCCGCCCTTGGAGATGTTCTTCGTGTAGTCGGCAAAGAAGGAGTTGAGCTTCTTGTAGTCGACCTTCAGCTCGATGGGCGCGCGCGCGTACTGTCGGTGCTCGGGACCGGTCTTCTGTTCGGGCATGCTGGCGCGGAGTATAGGGGAGCCTATGCAGCAAGTCCTGTGGTCCCGCGCTTCTGCCCTATTGCGTCGCCCCGCCGTTCTCATTGTGGCGGGTGTGATGGCCCTGGGGGGCTCTTGCCTTGTCTTCCTGCCGCTCTTCGGGCTGCCGGGCTTCGAGCTGGGACTGGCCCTCTCGATCGCCGTGGGCCTGCTGGGCGGTGGGGTGGGCATCGCCGCCGCGGCCCAGGAGCGCCGCGTCATCCGGGGCGAAGAGCCCCGCCTCCAGACGCTCCCCCGCCCCGAGCACCGGGGACAGGCGGTGGCCCTGGCCCTTGGCACCGCGCTGCTGGTGAACGGGGCCGTCCTCGTGCCCCCCTTCCTCAGTTCCACCCTCTTCGCGCTCTTTTCAACCCAGTGCGATCCGTTCGAGCTGGTGGGCTTCTACCCGCTGCTCACCGTGCCCTCTGCGGTGCTCTCCGCCGCCGCGGGCGTCCTCTGCGGCTTCTGGATCCGGCGGCCCGGCCGGGCCGTGCTCGCCTACATCGGGCTGGTGCTCCTGTCCGGGGTCCACACCGCGTGGCCCATCATCGCCGGGCCCCAGGTGTACGCCTTCAACCACTTTCTCGGACATCTCCCCGGCCCCCTCTATGACGAGGCGCTGGCGGTGACACCGAAGCTGCTCTGGTTCCGGCTGGAGACGGTGCTGCTGGCCGGGCTGCTCGCGCTGCTCACCGCCGTGAGCCTGGACGTGAAGGAAGGACGCCTCACCCGGCCGCGCCCCTCACTCGGAGGCTGGGTGCTGCTGGCGCTGCTGGTGGGGGCTTTGGCCCTCCTGGAGGGGAACGGGCCGGCGCTCGGGCTGCGGATGACGCACGAGTACCTGGCCGAGCAGCTCGGCGGGGTGCGCGACACGGAGCACTTCCGGCTGCACTACCCGCGGGGCATGAATCGCGAGGCGGTGGAGCGGATGGCGAGGGACCTCGAGTTCCGCCACCACCAGCTCTCCCAGTTCCTCGGCGGTGGACCTGCGGAGCGGATCCGCGTCTACCTCTATAAGACGGAGGAGGAGAAGCAGGCACTGGTGGGTGCGGGCCGGACGCAGTTCGCCAAGCCGTGGCTCGCCGAGCTGCACATCAACGACAAGCCCTTCCCCCACACCAGCCTGCACCACGAGCTGGCGCACGTGATGGCGGGCCCGGCGGGGAGCGGCCCATTCCAGGTCACCACGCGCCTGTTCGGGCTCTGGCCGCTGATGGGCGTCATCGAGGGCTTCGCGGTGGCGGCGGATGACCCCGTCCAGGGCGAACTCACGCTGCACCAGTGGGCCGCGGGCATGCGCCGCCAGAAGCTGGCCCCGGACATGCGCAAGCTGATGGGCACCGAGGGCTTCTACCAGTCCGCGCCCTCCCGGGCGTACACAGTGGCGGGCTCGTTCCTGCGCTTCCTGGCGGACACCTACGGCCCGGAGAAAGTCCGCGCACTCTATGCTCACGCGGACTTCCAGAAGGCCTACGGGCGCCCGCTGGACGATCTCGTCACCGAGTGGGAGCGCTACGTGGATGCGCTGCCGCTGGACGAGGGCGCCATCAGCCGCGCCTTCCTGCGCTTCCGCACCGGTGCGCTCTTCACCCGCGCCTGTGCCCGCGAGGTGGCGCGGATCCAGAAGACCGCCCAGGAGGCGCTTGCGAGTGATCCGCAGGAGGCGCTCGAGCTCTACCGGCGCGCCACGGAGCTGCAGCCCGAGGAGCCCACCTACCCCATGGGCCAGGCCCTGGCGCTGGACCAGTTGGATCGCACCACCGAGGCGGCCCAGGTGCTGGCCACCCTGGCAGCCCAGCCGAAGGTGAAGGAGCAGCCCGCGCTGGAGGCCGAGGTCGTCATGGATCAGGCGGACATGGCCCTGCGTCTGGAGCGGCTGAGTGAGGCGAAGGGGTTCCTGGAGCGAGTGCTCTCGCTGGCGCCCAGCCCTGAGCTGACGCGCTCGGCGCAGATCAAGCTCGCCTCGCTGGACTCGCCCTCACGCCTGAGCACGGTGGAGCGCTTCTTCCGCTCGCGACAGGAGGAACTGCGCCTGCTGTACCTGTCCCAGGCGCTGGAGACGGCCCGGACGGACCCCTACCTCAACTACCTGCTGGGCCGCCGGCTGCAACAGGTGGGAGATCCCACGCTGGCGGTGGAATACATCTCCCGGGCGCTGGGCAACACCCCCGAGCCGCTGCCCGAGGCCATCCGCCGGGAGGCGCTGAAGATGATGGTGGAGTCCTCCTACCTGTCGGGGGACTGCGGCGCGGTGCGGCACGAAGTGGGCGCACTGCCCGATTTTGGACCTGCCTTCCGCAAGGCGGCCGAGGAGTGGCAGGCGCGGTGTGATTTCGAGGATGCAGCGCTTCACGGACCCCTGGTGCCCCGGAAGGCTTTCCGCTAGAGGCAGGCGCCACACACTTCAGGAGGGCGTATGCGGTTCGAATCGCGGCAGCGGATTTCGGGGACGGTGGACGAGGTAGAGCGCGCGATGCTTGACCCGCGGTACCCCGACTTCCTGCTGAAGCACCACGGGGTGCTGCTCGAGGTCCAGCAGATGGAGTTCAAGGACGAGGGCGACAAGGTCCGCCGCAAGGTGCGCTACCGCCCCAAGCCGGTCATCGCGACCATTGGTCCCAAGCGCGTACCGCCCGAGTGGTTCGCGTTCGTGGAGACGTCCATCTACGACAAGAAGAAGAAGGAGCTGGCCTTCAACAACGTGCCCACGTCAAACACCATCTCCAAGATGCTGGTGAACACGGGCACGCTGAAGCTGCGGGACGTGGGCGGCGCCACCGAGCGCTCCATGGATGGTGAAATCTCCCTCAAGCTGCCGCTGCTGATGAAGCCGCTGGCGCTGATCGGCGAGAAGGTGATCCAGTCCGAGGGCCTGAAGATCCTCGACGGCGAGGCGCCGGTGCTCACCCGCTTCATCGCCGAGGTGCTGCGCAAGGGCTGAGGCTGAGAGGGCCGCAGGGCACGCATTGGCGGCGATTTGCTAGACCTCCGTGAACCGCGTGCCCGTGGCGCCCATTCGATCCAAGGCTTCCTTGATCTCCCCGGAGACGATCAAGACGACCTCCCATCCCTCGGGGCGAAACACTTGGGCATTGCCCACCTTGGACGTGTCGATGCGCAGGTCATCCACGGCCCAGTACTGCCCCACTTTCTCCGGGACCCCATCCTCCGGGGTCCAGAACTGGACCTTGGAGGCCTTCTCATCAATGCAGCGGATGAGGCGCGTGGCCACCATGACGAGGTACTGATCGGGTTGGCCAGGGATATCCGCAGGGATGAGCTGAATGTCGTCGGCGGCCAGTTCCTTGAAGACATGAGCCACCTTGATGTGGACAACGGGGATGCTCAGGCCCGCCCAGGAATAGTCCAGTGGCTTCCCCGCGATCTCGATGGGGATTTTCAGGCGTCCCTCGATATGCACGGGTGCGCCCTTGGTGAAATCCCAGTCGAGCACCTTGCGGCCTCGGGAGTCGGTGGGTGTATCCAGGTGCCAACGGCGGGGAACGTAGCGATCGTCGGCAAGTTTGAAGAAGCGTTGAGGCATTGGATTGGGAAGTTCTAGCGTTATTGCCCCAAGGTAACGAGCCGGTTCAGCTCCGTTCCCGGCGTGGCGATTTCGTTGGCCAACCTCCTGAGAGCGTCTGTCAACTGCGGTCGGCATTGCGAGATGCTGCTGCAGTTTCCTAACGCTCTGACCAAACGCTCGTAGATGACCTCATGATAGCGCTGCGGATGGGGCCCCCTGTGCCCCTCGATGGGCACGATGTTTTCAGCATCCTTCAGGCGCATCCCGGCCCTGGCGAAGAGCTTCTCGAACAAAGGAGTCCACGGGCCTCCTCGCAGAGCGGACTTCTTGTTGGCAACGGTAGCAATGTGGTGCTTCTGCGTGCGGCCACCACTCCCATTGGAGGCCATCGCCACCGCCCCCGGGCCCAGCGCCACGATGAAGCCATCGGCCGTCACCGCCACCGACTCCACTGCCCCCACCTCGGACAACAAAAGGCCTCCTTGCGCCTCCGCCTGCATGGACACCTGCGCCGAACCGGGCAGCGTGCTCACCTGCTGTGCGAAGTCCTTCGCCGTGTGCGTCAGCAGCGCCATGGCCACCAGCGCGAACGCCTGGGCCGCCTCGCGTGAGAACAACTTGCCGAACCGCTCACCCGCCTCGCGCAACTCCTCGAACGTGGTGGCCTCCTGCACCTCCTTCATCAACTGAAACCAGCCCTCCACCAGCCGGTAGAGCGTCTTGGCGCCCACCCAATAAATGAGCGCCACAGTGGCCCAGGCAGCAATGAACTTGGTCACCGGATCCGGCATGGCCAGCAGCACCAGCAAAGTGATGACGGTACACATGGCGGCCTGAAGCACGGCCCGCATGCTGACCATGTGCCCCAGCGCCATCTCGAACTCCTCCAGCACGGGGCTTTTGCTCAGGGCCATGGCCCACATGTAGCGGCCGCGCAGGTCCATGTACTTGCCAGCCACCAGCGCCCCGCCCAGGCAATCTCCGTTGAACCGGTGCTCACTGCGGCACCAATCCGTGTACCAGGTGACCCAGCGCTGCTCCTGGTCCGTCAGCCCTCCCTCCAGGGCCATGCCCCCCTCCAGGGGGATCAATTTCCGCTCCCGCAGCAGGTACAGGTAGTCGCCGTAAAGGGCTTCGAGTTGGAACAACCGCTCCACCGCCTCTCGTGGGGAGCCGCTCAGGCGCACCTGCCGTGCCATGTGCTGGAGCGCCTGGGTCACTTCCTCTGGCGGAAGCTCCACGGGTGCCACCGTGGCGGAGCGGGAAATAAAGAGGAGGGTCTCCCCCCGCGATCCGCTCTCCACCCGGATCGCAGGCACCGTGGTGCCGCACCCGGCCACCATGAGAGCCACCAACACCGCTTCGAACCTCCACAGCCACTGCCACAGTCGCATGAGGTGTCCTCCGTCGTCTGACTATCCATTCGGAGCAGGGAATGAGTTGACACCCGCGCGGTTGCACCCCTAGAGGCGACCGAACCATGACCTTCCGAGCCCTTCTCGTCCTTCCCCTGCTCCTGGCTGCGGCCTGCGCCACCCGGCGCATCCCGGGCACCGAGCTTCCCGACACCGAAGACACGCGCGCCATCCTTGCCATCATGGAGCGCTACCGCACCGCCATAGAGGCCCGGGACGCCAAGGCCATCCAGGCGCTCGTCTCCCAGGACTTCAAGGAGGACGCGGGCACCGAGACGCCTGACGACGATCTCACCTACGCCAACCTCCCCGAGCGCCTGGCGAACGCCTTCCCGAAACTCGACAGCCCGAAGGTGGAGATGAACGTGCGCCGCGTAGACATCCAGGACGAGGTGGCCACCGCCATCTACTACTGGAACGCCAGCTGGCGCCTGCCCTCGCTCACCACCCGCGCCCAGAGCGACTCCGAGCTGGAGCAGATGGTGTTCAAGAAGATCAACGGCGAGTGGAAGATCGTCTCCGGCATCTGAGCCGCAGCACTGAGCCGCCCCAAGCCCCTCGCGCTCACAGCCCCAGCAGCGCGAGGAAGCCCTTGGGTCCCATGGCGTCCAGCGCCCGAGCGCGCGCCAGGTAGGTGCGGAAGTCCTTCCGGGTGAGCTGCTCGGGAGGCAGCGGCGACAGGTGGAAGTCGCGGATGCGGCTCGCCGTGTAGCGCACCGCCCCGAAGAGCGCGTGGCCGAACAGGTTCTGCCGCTCCACCGGCGCCAGCGGCCGCGAGTCCAGGTACCCACGAATGAACGCCTGGCACAGCCCCGGCAGGTACGCCCCGTTGTCGAAGCACCAGGCGTTCAGGGTGATGACCACGTCCAGGCCATAGGCGTCCTTGCACGCCATCTCGAAGTCGAAGAAGGCCCCCACCCGGTCCGCCAGCCACTTCACGTTGTCCGTGAACAGGTCCGCGTGGATGACGCCACGCGGCTCCAGCCCATGGGAGCGCTCGCGCTCGGCCCGATCCAGATGCTCCTCCAGCTCGTCCGCGGCGGAGGACACCTCTTCGTCCTTGTGGTTGCGCAGCCCGGCCAGCCAGCTCCGCACCTGCTCGGCGCTGTACGGGTTGTCCCGGCTGCCGCCGAAGGACTGGGTGATGCGGTGCATCTTCCCCAGCTCCTGCCCCAGCCGCTCCGTGTGCTCCGCGGTGATGTGGGGGCGCTTGAGCTCCTCGCCCGCCAGCCACTTGAAGACGCTCACCCGCCCGCCCTCCAGCTCCAGGAAGGGCTGCCCCTGCTTCGTCAGCAGCAGCGTGGGCGAGGGAAAGTGGGACTCGGTGAGGTGCGTGAGCAGCGCTGCCTCGAAGCGCAGATCCTCCGCCGAGCGCACCGTGGTGTGCCGAACGAAGAGCTTGCCCTCGGGCGTGAGGATCCGGTGGTTGGTGTTGATGGAGCCCTCGGGGATGGCCACCACCTCCTGCACCGCTCCCAGCCCGTACGCCTCGGCCACCCGAGTGAACGCCTCGGGCTTCAGCACCGTGTACACCGCCATGCGCAACCTCCCGGAGTGGACAGCCACTCAACCCTTCGCAGCCCCCCTCCGTTGACACCCAGCGACGCCGGGCATATCTAGGCGCAGCTCTCTGATCAACATAAACGTCCGAAACCATTCAATTTTCCGGGCCGGAGGCAGTCGCGCATGGGCATGGGAGACGGCGGTCACGTCGGGCCGAGGGACTGGAAGCGAAAGGAGAGCCTGGCGAGCGCCCTGATCCAGGTGGCGCTCGTGGCCGTCCTGCTGGGGGCGGCGGTGGCCTTCGTGGTGCACCGAGGCCGCGTCCGCCAGGAGACAGACACCCGGCTGAAGGCGGCCCAAGGGCTGGCCCAGCGCGGCAACCCGGCGGATCTGGAGAAGGCGCTCAAGGAGCTGGAGACCCTCTTCGCCCTGGACGACAAGATGTATGGCGCGCACGCCTTGGCCGCGGAGCTGCAAACGGAGCTGTGGCTGGATCACCACCAGCCGGGCGCCGAGGCTCACGCCCGCGAGCACCTGGCCCGCGCCGAGGCCCTGGAGAACAAGGACGTGGAGCGCTACGGCGCCAAGGTGGTGCGAGCCCGGCTCCTGCTGGCCGAGGGCAAGGCCGCCGAGGCCGAGCAGGCGCTGACGGCGCTGCGCGAGCGCGGGGCCAGCAACCCGAAGCTGTGGCTCACCCTGGCGAGGGCGTACCAGGCCCGGGGGAACCTGCAGGCGGCGCGGCAGGCCTTCTCGCGCGCCACCGAGGCCGGCTGGAGGGATCCGCGCTACGCGGCGGCCTACGGCGAGGCGCTGCTCGAGGAGGCGCTGTACGCCCAGGCTGGCGAAGCGGTGGGCCGAGCGCTGTCGGCCAACGCGGAGCACCTCCCGTCGAAGCTGACGGCGGCGTTGGCCCTCCTTTATATGCGGGAGCGGCCGGCGGACGCGGAGCGGATGCTGCAAGAGGTGCAGGAGCATGAAGCGGAGCTGTCTCCAGCGCTGAAGGTGCGCGCGCTGGCGGCTCGAGCGGAGCTGGCGCTGGCCCGGGACAACCCAGAGGACGCGCTGAAGCAGGCGGACGCAGCGCTCGCGCTGCTGCCGGAGGATGCCCCGGCCCTCTTCGAGCGAGCCCGATCGCTGGCGGCGAAGAAGGATGCGGGCGCGCGGGCGGCCTTCGAGGCGGCGGTGGCGAAGCACCGGACTGCGCCCCTGTTCTACCTGGAGGGCGCGAAGTCGCTCCAGCAGGCGGGGGACGGAGCGGGGGCACTGGCGCTGATGGACGCGTACGAGACGGTGTTCCGCGACGTGCAAGTCCCCGCGGGCGAGGGCAAGACCGTGAGCGCGCTGGAGCGGGACGACCGCTACTGGCTGGCGCGCGGCGGCATGCTGGAGGCGGCGGGCCGACAGGACGAGGCGCAGGCGGCCTATGAGCGGGCGATCGCCGTGAAGGGCGCCGCGTTGGCGCGAGCGCAGTACGCCAAGGGCGCGCTGCTGCTGGCGCGCAAGGACTACACGGGGGCGCGCGAGGTGCTCGCGGCGGTGACGCCGGAGACGGGCGCGGGCCCGCTGCCGGACGCCTACGCGGCCATGGGCGAGGCCCTCTTCGGCCAGGGGGACTACGCCACGGGCCTGCAGCACCACTACGTGGCGCTCAGCCGGGATCGGGCTCGGAAGGTGCCTCTGGAGCAGCTCCAGGCGCGCGCGGCGGACATCGGCAAGAGGCTGACGGCCGCCGGGCAATCCTCCATGGCGAAGACCTGGAAGACAGAAACGGACTCGCTGCTCAGGTAAAAAAGAAGGGCCCGCGGTCTCCCACGGGCCCTTCCCTGAAACTTCAATCTCCGAGGCGTTCGCCGATCAGGTGCCGACGCCGCCGCCGCAGATGACGAAGGGCTTCAGCGGGGCCAGGTGGCCCTCGGCGTTGCCCGTCAGCGACTTGGCGTAGATGCCGCCATCGAAGCTGCCGTTGCTGAAGTTGAAGTCCGCATTGGGCGCCAGCACGGTGCCGAAGAACCCGTAGTTGTACGCGGTGATCGTGGTGGCATCCGGGAAGTGGAAGAGGACGTTCCGGGCGTCCACGCCGCTGTACGCGTTGGCGAAGTTGGCGATCGTCGGGCTGTCACCGAGGACGTTGATGACCGCGGTGGAGCCGCCGGGCACGTTGAGCGAGAAGTACCGGGTGGCGCTCAGCTGCGTGGCGTCCACCCAGAACACGTTCACCCGCGCATCGGAGCCCTGCAGGAAGAGGCCGCCCCAGGACTGGAACTGCGTCTGTCCGTTGCGCTGCAGCGAGGAGAGCTCCCACGAGAGCGTCGCCAGCTCGTCCGCGCGCTCCTGGAAGTTGATCGAGCTGTAGCGCGACAGGGCGCCCCGGTAGAACGTCACCGTGCCGTTGGCCGTGGTGCTGCCGTCGTAGTGCGCGTTGCCGAACACGCCACCGTTGCTGATGTTCAGGTTGCCGCCGGCCACCAGCGCGTTCTCCAGGTTGTCGTCGGGGATCTCCGCGGCCACGGTGAAGTGGTCCATGGAGATGTCGCCGCCCGCCGCCACCTTCCCGCGCACGTCATGGCCACCGGTGTAGTTGCCGGTCACGAAGAGGTTGAAGTCGTTGAGCTCCACGTCCCGGCAGTTCCCCATGTACGGGGTGATGACGATGGTGTGCGTCTTGGCCGACTCGTAGTTGCTGGCGCGATCCTTGGCGGAATACGTCAGCGTGGTCGTCCCCAAGGTGGTGATGACCGGGACGTAAACGGAACCGCCGTTGCCGGTGCCGCTGCCCGTCTGCGCGCCGCTCAGGGACCAGGAGATGCTCTCCACCCCGGCCGAGTCATCCGTGGCGGTGATGAGGATCGACACGTTGCCGTGAAACTCGCCGTTCGCGTCCGGCGTCTGCTCGATGAAAAGGCTGCTCTCCGGCGGCGTCGTGTCATACGCAGCCAACGCTTGGGCATGACCCTCCTGGACTTCGGACCCGGTCAGCTCCGGCGCGCCGCATGCGGTGAAGGCGAGAAACACAAAACCATAGATGGTGGACTGACTCTTCACGGACGTTCTCCTCCCTGACTCAACCTCCGCACCGCGGGGTGAGGCATAGGATCAGTGTTGTGAGTAATGCCCGTATTCCAAGAATACGGAACGTCCCCCTGTATTGATGCATCCGTGAGCTTAAAGGACTAACCCGATCAGCTGCTATCTGAAGTGTTGTGTGATCTTTATGCCTACAACGGCAGACGCGACGTTAACGTTTTCCTGTATTACTCGTCTTGTCAGTATTTACCGGTTCAGCTCGCTCGGGACGAACGAGGGGCTAAAACGCAAAACCAGACAAGCCTTGTAAAACGCGGATAAACGACGGCTCTTCAGGCACTTCACTTTTTTTGTGAAGTGCCTGACAGGAACGCTGAGCTTGGCCGTTTTCAGCCCGGTTGCGGGCCGGGAGTGGGCTTCGAGCGCTTACTCGCCTGCATGCTGTCGGGCCATCGCCCGGCCGCGCTTCTCGTCGACGAAGAAGGCGATCACCAGGGAGATGAAAAAGAACAGCACGCACAGAAGGATCGAGCCCTGGAGCCCCAGGTGGATCTGGAGGAAGCCCAGGCTCATGAGCCCGAAGATGGCGGACAGCTTGCCGAAGAGGCCCCAGAAGCCGAAGAACTCGCCGGCCTTGGACTCGGGGCTGAAGACGCCGACGATGGCGCGGGCCGCGGACTGGGTGGAGCCCAGGCACAGCCCGGCCAGGGCGCCGATGCTGAGGAACACCCGCTCCGCCCTCCACTGGGTCCCCAGCGTGGCGTTGATCCAGTCCGTCAGGCCCGGAGCGCCCCACAGGAGCAC is a window from the Hyalangium minutum genome containing:
- a CDS encoding TIGR02266 family protein, which codes for MPEQKTGPEHRQYARAPIELKVDYKKLNSFFADYTKNISKGGTFIKTKKPLAIGTRFLFKLTVPQRTEPFELLGEVVWSKADGDEPGMGIRFIYSNDSQRSDFEGVVEKLMADSLGADLTEKLLKKPVGS
- a CDS encoding tetratricopeptide repeat protein, which gives rise to MALGGSCLVFLPLFGLPGFELGLALSIAVGLLGGGVGIAAAAQERRVIRGEEPRLQTLPRPEHRGQAVALALGTALLVNGAVLVPPFLSSTLFALFSTQCDPFELVGFYPLLTVPSAVLSAAAGVLCGFWIRRPGRAVLAYIGLVLLSGVHTAWPIIAGPQVYAFNHFLGHLPGPLYDEALAVTPKLLWFRLETVLLAGLLALLTAVSLDVKEGRLTRPRPSLGGWVLLALLVGALALLEGNGPALGLRMTHEYLAEQLGGVRDTEHFRLHYPRGMNREAVERMARDLEFRHHQLSQFLGGGPAERIRVYLYKTEEEKQALVGAGRTQFAKPWLAELHINDKPFPHTSLHHELAHVMAGPAGSGPFQVTTRLFGLWPLMGVIEGFAVAADDPVQGELTLHQWAAGMRRQKLAPDMRKLMGTEGFYQSAPSRAYTVAGSFLRFLADTYGPEKVRALYAHADFQKAYGRPLDDLVTEWERYVDALPLDEGAISRAFLRFRTGALFTRACAREVARIQKTAQEALASDPQEALELYRRATELQPEEPTYPMGQALALDQLDRTTEAAQVLATLAAQPKVKEQPALEAEVVMDQADMALRLERLSEAKGFLERVLSLAPSPELTRSAQIKLASLDSPSRLSTVERFFRSRQEELRLLYLSQALETARTDPYLNYLLGRRLQQVGDPTLAVEYISRALGNTPEPLPEAIRREALKMMVESSYLSGDCGAVRHEVGALPDFGPAFRKAAEEWQARCDFEDAALHGPLVPRKAFR
- a CDS encoding imm11 family protein, encoding MPQRFFKLADDRYVPRRWHLDTPTDSRGRKVLDWDFTKGAPVHIEGRLKIPIEIAGKPLDYSWAGLSIPVVHIKVAHVFKELAADDIQLIPADIPGQPDQYLVMVATRLIRCIDEKASKVQFWTPEDGVPEKVGQYWAVDDLRIDTSKVGNAQVFRPEGWEVVLIVSGEIKEALDRMGATGTRFTEV
- a CDS encoding AHH domain-containing protein — translated: MRLWQWLWRFEAVLVALMVAGCGTTVPAIRVESGSRGETLLFISRSATVAPVELPPEEVTQALQHMARQVRLSGSPREAVERLFQLEALYGDYLYLLRERKLIPLEGGMALEGGLTDQEQRWVTWYTDWCRSEHRFNGDCLGGALVAGKYMDLRGRYMWAMALSKSPVLEEFEMALGHMVSMRAVLQAAMCTVITLLVLLAMPDPVTKFIAAWATVALIYWVGAKTLYRLVEGWFQLMKEVQEATTFEELREAGERFGKLFSREAAQAFALVAMALLTHTAKDFAQQVSTLPGSAQVSMQAEAQGGLLLSEVGAVESVAVTADGFIVALGPGAVAMASNGSGGRTQKHHIATVANKKSALRGGPWTPLFEKLFARAGMRLKDAENIVPIEGHRGPHPQRYHEVIYERLVRALGNCSSISQCRPQLTDALRRLANEIATPGTELNRLVTLGQ
- a CDS encoding YybH family protein, giving the protein MTFRALLVLPLLLAAACATRRIPGTELPDTEDTRAILAIMERYRTAIEARDAKAIQALVSQDFKEDAGTETPDDDLTYANLPERLANAFPKLDSPKVEMNVRRVDIQDEVATAIYYWNASWRLPSLTTRAQSDSELEQMVFKKINGEWKIVSGI
- a CDS encoding homoserine kinase, producing the protein MAVYTVLKPEAFTRVAEAYGLGAVQEVVAIPEGSINTNHRILTPEGKLFVRHTTVRSAEDLRFEAALLTHLTESHFPSPTLLLTKQGQPFLELEGGRVSVFKWLAGEELKRPHITAEHTERLGQELGKMHRITQSFGGSRDNPYSAEQVRSWLAGLRNHKDEEVSSAADELEEHLDRAERERSHGLEPRGVIHADLFTDNVKWLADRVGAFFDFEMACKDAYGLDVVITLNAWCFDNGAYLPGLCQAFIRGYLDSRPLAPVERQNLFGHALFGAVRYTASRIRDFHLSPLPPEQLTRKDFRTYLARARALDAMGPKGFLALLGL
- a CDS encoding tetratricopeptide repeat protein — its product is MGMGDGGHVGPRDWKRKESLASALIQVALVAVLLGAAVAFVVHRGRVRQETDTRLKAAQGLAQRGNPADLEKALKELETLFALDDKMYGAHALAAELQTELWLDHHQPGAEAHAREHLARAEALENKDVERYGAKVVRARLLLAEGKAAEAEQALTALRERGASNPKLWLTLARAYQARGNLQAARQAFSRATEAGWRDPRYAAAYGEALLEEALYAQAGEAVGRALSANAEHLPSKLTAALALLYMRERPADAERMLQEVQEHEAELSPALKVRALAARAELALARDNPEDALKQADAALALLPEDAPALFERARSLAAKKDAGARAAFEAAVAKHRTAPLFYLEGAKSLQQAGDGAGALALMDAYETVFRDVQVPAGEGKTVSALERDDRYWLARGGMLEAAGRQDEAQAAYERAIAVKGAALARAQYAKGALLLARKDYTGAREVLAAVTPETGAGPLPDAYAAMGEALFGQGDYATGLQHHYVALSRDRARKVPLEQLQARAADIGKRLTAAGQSSMAKTWKTETDSLLR
- a CDS encoding choice-of-anchor A family protein, which translates into the protein MKSQSTIYGFVFLAFTACGAPELTGSEVQEGHAQALAAYDTTPPESSLFIEQTPDANGEFHGNVSILITATDDSAGVESISWSLSGAQTGSGTGNGGSVYVPVITTLGTTTLTYSAKDRASNYESAKTHTIVITPYMGNCRDVELNDFNLFVTGNYTGGHDVRGKVAAGGDISMDHFTVAAEIPDDNLENALVAGGNLNISNGGVFGNAHYDGSTTANGTVTFYRGALSRYSSINFQERADELATLSWELSSLQRNGQTQFQSWGGLFLQGSDARVNVFWVDATQLSATRYFSLNVPGGSTAVINVLGDSPTIANFANAYSGVDARNVLFHFPDATTITAYNYGFFGTVLAPNADFNFSNGSFDGGIYAKSLTGNAEGHLAPLKPFVICGGGVGT